Proteins co-encoded in one Salvia splendens isolate huo1 chromosome 4, SspV2, whole genome shotgun sequence genomic window:
- the LOC121801415 gene encoding CAX-interacting protein 4-like: MPATAGRVRMPANNRVHSSAALQTHGIWQSAIGYDPYAPNKEEKSNASAQNSVAAMEGEQENAYASFQGLLALARITGSNADEARGSCKKCGRVGHLTFQCRNFLSAKSDDDKAIKDNDAIQAAVLSGLEKLKGKKLKSEDSSEDEESESSDTDYDSELERAIAQKFGRKASGSGRKLKSRKRSDSDELNESDARERKKEKRDRGRSKNRKSAKRRCSSDSDDEDSSRKKRRKEKRRKRDDDSSEEEESKRRRRKSKKERRRRRSHRHGNDYSSDDSVKQRHKRRSGRSDSASGSGDSESDDCRVGRDKKRSDKKSRHRRRRED; the protein is encoded by the coding sequence ATGCCGGCGACCGCGGGGAGGGTTCGCATGCCCGCGAACAATCGGGTGCACAGCAGCGCCGCCTTACAGACTCACGGCATCTGGCAGAGTGCTATTGGGTACGATCCCTACGCACCCAACAAAGAAGAGAAGAGCAACGCCTCCGCTCAGAACAGCGTCGCTGCCATGGAAGGTGAACAGGAGAACGCCTATGCTAGTTTCCAGGGTTTACTCGCTCTTGCTCGTATCACGGGATCCAATGCTGACGAGGCGCGTGGCTCCTGCAAGAAGTGTGGGCGGGTTGGGCATCTCACGTTCCAGTGCAGGAATTTCTTGAGCGCAAAGAGCGACGATGATAAGGCGATCAAGGATAATGATGCCATCCAAGCTGCAGTCTTGTCTGGACTGGAGAAGCTCAAAGGAAAGAAATTGAAGAGTGAGGATAGCAGTGAGGATGAGGAGAGTGAGAGTTCAGATACGGATTATGACTCAGAATTGGAGCGTGCTATAGCCCAGAAGTTTGGGAGAAAAGCTAGTGGGAGTGGTAGGAAGTTGAAGAGTAGAAAGAGGAGCGATAGTGATGAGTTAAATGAGAGTGATGCTAGGGAGAGAAAAAAGGAGAAGAGAGACAGAGGGAGATCAAAGAACAGAAAGAGTGCAAAGAGAAGGTGCAGCAGCGACTCTGATGATGAGGATTCAAGCAGGAAAAAGAGGAGGAAAGAGAAAAGGAGGAAGAGGGATGATGATTCCTCTGAGGAGGAGGAAAGCAAGCGGAGGAGGAGAAAGAGTAAGAAGgagaggagaaggaggaggagtcACCGCCATGGGAATGATTATTCCTCTGATGATTCTGTGAAGCAGCGACATAAGCGGAGGAGTGGCAGGAGCGACTCAGCATCTGGCTCTGGTGACAGTGAATCGGATGATTGTCGAGTAGGAAGGGACAAGAAGCGGTCTGATAAGAAGAGCAGGCACCGTCGTCGTAGAGAGGACTAG
- the LOC121798125 gene encoding ATP-dependent DNA helicase Q-like SIM isoform X2, whose amino-acid sequence MDGNDVTSDQVIAGLLDMGFDILDITQAIKAVGASLDNAIEFILNSSHRNDRNESTSSMCPTDNKVTRKRATSSFKPPAKLRQQNITEQLKLSSAPKRIKMKGVYDASVSNTNFLTCGKEPIVPSTVETGLDLCQEIGMVPSYCKKDEKMFGLDWERNANDLLQKNFGYSSLKGFQKEVLAAWMANQDCLVLAATGSGKSLCFQIPALVSGKVVVVISPLISLMHDQCLKLGKLGISACFLGSGQLDKSVENKAMNGAYSIIYVCPETILRLMKPLQSLAETRGIALFAIDEVHCVSKWGHDFRPDYRRLSILRRSFSAEHLKCLKFDIPLMALTATATIRVREDILKSLCMSKETHIITTSFFRPNLRFSVKHSRTSVSSYEKDFSELIKLYTKDKTALKKLVLKNLDGGSKNSSCTLNGGTSGLDEMRRNMNDSDDSDDDGFQDSPEEKLSVQYLEDDYDRVQGADDLDVFCGESCGRSSLEFRSCGTSDSNNMASKAGKRPALNQRHLEEGPTIVYVPTRKQTLSLTKFLISVGVKAAAYNAKLPKSHLRQVHGQFHADELQVVVATIAFGMGIDKSNVRRIIHYGWPQSLEAYYQEAGRAGRDGELADCVLYANLSRIPTLLPSQRSEEQTKQAYQMLSDCFRYGMKTFCCRAKMLVEYFGEEFSTGRCNLCDVCTNGPPEIQDLKVEATLLLQLIATYYANKTSQGEFSNDVEALKLIENPNIRAFVRMIREENHKYAASDFTWWCGLARILEERGFIIEGDGMIKFPEPTESGLQFLKSESEESFLVYPEADMLLSTETCKSYSSFSEWGKGWADPEIRRQRLQRRRGSRRKPRSRKPNLSTVRGRLSAKLTK is encoded by the exons ATGGATGGGAATGATGTGACTTCAGATCAAGTCATTGCCGGATTGCTAGATATGGGGTTTGATATCTTAGACATCACACAAGCAATAAAAGCAGTGGGTGCGTCACTGGATAATGCAATCGAGTTTATCTTGAATAGCTCTCATAGAAATGACAGGAATGAATCAACGAGTTCGATGTGTCCTACGGACAACAAAGTTACTAGGAAAAGAGCCACTTCCTCATTTAAGCCTCCTGCTAAACTGCGACAACAGAACATAACAGAACAACTGAAATTGTCATCTGCACCCAAGAGAATCAAGATGAAAGGTGTTTATGATGCTTCAGTCTCTAATACAAATTTCTTGACATGTGGAAAAGAACCAATCGTCCCTTCGACTGTCGAAACTGGTTTGGATCTCTGTCAAGAAATTGGCATGGTGCCATCTTATTGcaaaaaagatgaaaaaatgTTTGGATTAGATTGGGAAAGGAACGCAAATGATCTTCTTCAGAAGAattttggatattcatccttgaagGGCTTTCAGAAAGAGGTTCTGGCAGCCTGGATGGCTAACCAAGACTGTCTAGTTCTCGCAGCAACAGGATCTG GAAAATCATTATGTTTTCAGATTCCAGCTTTAGTATCTGGAAAGGTGGTGGTGGTTATTTCACCATTAATTAGCTTGATGCATGACCAGTGCTTGAAACTAGGAAAGCTTGGGATTTCAGCTTGTTTCCTAGGATCTGGTCAACTCGACAAGAGTGTTGAAAACAAAGCAATGAATGGTGCATATAGCATCATATATGTCTGCCCAGAGACTATTTTAAG ATTAATGAAACCGCTTCAAAGCTTAGCTGAAACCCGTGGGATTGCATTGTTTGCAATTGATGAAGTTCATTGTGTTTCGAAATGGGGACATGATTTTCGACCTGACTACAG GCGACTGTCCATATTAAGACGGAGCTTCAGCGCTGAGCACTTGAAATGCCTAAAGTTTGACATTCCCTTGATGGCTTTGACTGCCACTGCAACTATTCGTGTTCGTGAAGACATATTAAAGTCATTATGCATGTCAAAGGAGACACACATTATCACAACATCATTTTTCCGACCAAATCTTCGTTTTTCG GTAAAGCATAGTAGAACATCTGTGTCTTCGTATGAGAAGGATTTCAGTGAGTTGATAAAATTGTACACGAAAGACAAGACAGCACTCAAAAAGTTGGTACTGAAAAATCTTGATGGTGGCTCTAAAAACTCAAGTTGTACTCTGAATGGTGGAACATCTGGATTAGATGAAATGAGAAGAAACATGAATGATAGTGATGATTCAGATGATGATGGTTTTCAGGACTCTCCAGAGGAGAAATTGTCTGTTCAATACCTGGAAGATGATTATGATAGAGTGCAAGGAGCTGATGACTTGGATG TTTTTTGTGGCGAATCTTGTGGACGTTCATCTCTAGAATTCAGAAGTTGTGGGACTTCTGACTCCAACAATATGGCGAGTAAAGCAGGGAAAAGACCAGCACTAAATCAAAGACATCTGGAAGAAGGACCAACAATAGTATATGTACCTACTAGAAAACAAACTTTGAGCTTGACTAAGTTCCTTATAAGTGTTGGTGTAAAGGCAGCTGCTTATAATGCCAAG TTGCCAAAGTCACATCTCAGGCAGGTGCATGGACAATTTCATGCAGATGAGTTACAG GTGGTCGTTGCTACTATTGCTTTTGGAATGGGGATTGACAAGTCGAATGTCAGACGGATCATTCATTATGGTTGGCCACAG AGCTTAGAAGCATATTACCAAGAAGCTGGTCGAGCAGGTCGGGATGGAGAATTAGCAGACTGTG TGCTATATGCTAATCTGTCAAGAATACCTACTCTTTTGCCAAGTCAAAGAAGTGAAGAGCAGACAAAACAAGCATATCAGATGTTATCTGATTGCTTCAG GTATGGAATGAAAACTTTTTGCTGTAGAGCCAAAATGCTTGTAGAATACTTTGGTGAGGAGTTCTCAACTGGCAGATGTAACTT ATGTGATGTCTGTACCAATGGGCCACCAGAAATTCAGGATCTGAAAGTGGAGGCAACACTGCTCTTGCAGCTTATTGCCACGTATTAT GCAAATAAAACTAGTCAAGGTGAATTCTCCAATGATGTTGAGGCCTTGAAGTTGATAGAGAACCCAAATATTAGAGCATTTGTCCGTATGATAAGGGAAGAG AATCACAAATATGCTGCAAGTGACTTCACATGGTGGTGTGGTCTTGCACGTATATTAGAAGAAAGAGGGTTCATAATCGAGGGAGATGGGATG ATAAAGTTTCCAGAACCAACAGAGTCGGGACTGCAGTTTTTGAAGTCTGAGTCGGAAGAATCATTTCTTGTTTACCCAGAGGCAGACATGCTGCTGTCGACAGAAACCTGCAAATCATACTCCAGTTTCTCAGAGTGGGGGAAAGGATGGGCTGATCCAGAGATTCGTCGTCAGCGCTTGCAAAGGAGAAGGGGGTCAAGGAGGAAACCAAGATCCCGTAAGCCTAACCTGAGCACTGTTCGGGGGAGGCTATCTGCTAAACTCACAAAATAG
- the LOC121798125 gene encoding ATP-dependent DNA helicase Q-like SIM isoform X1, whose amino-acid sequence MDGNDVTSDQVIAGLLDMGFDILDITQAIKAVGASLDNAIEFILNSSHRNDRNESTSSMCPTDNKVTRKRATSSFKPPAKLRQQNITEQLKLSSAPKRIKMKGVYDASVSNTNFLTCGKEPIVPSTVETGLDLCQEIGMVPSYCKKDEKMFGLDWERNANDLLQKNFGYSSLKGFQKEVLAAWMANQDCLVLAATGSGKSLCFQIPALVSGKVVVVISPLISLMHDQCLKLGKLGISACFLGSGQLDKSVENKAMNGAYSIIYVCPETILRLMKPLQSLAETRGIALFAIDEVHCVSKWGHDFRPDYRRLSILRRSFSAEHLKCLKFDIPLMALTATATIRVREDILKSLCMSKETHIITTSFFRPNLRFSVKHSRTSVSSYEKDFSELIKLYTKDKTALKKLVLKNLDGGSKNSSCTLNGGTSGLDEMRRNMNDSDDSDDDGFQDSPEEKLSVQYLEDDYDRVQGADDLDVFCGESCGRSSLEFRSCGTSDSNNMASKAGKRPALNQRHLEEGPTIVYVPTRKQTLSLTKFLISVGVKAAAYNAKLPKSHLRQVHGQFHADELQVVVATIAFGMGIDKSNVRRIIHYGWPQSLEAYYQEAGRAGRDGELADCVLYANLSRIPTLLPSQRSEEQTKQAYQMLSDCFRYGMKTFCCRAKMLVEYFGEEFSTGRCNLCDVCTNGPPEIQDLKVEATLLLQLIATYYANKTSQGEFSNDVEALKLIENPNIRAFVRMIREENHKYAASDFTWWCGLARILEERGFIIEGDGMKHVQIKFPEPTESGLQFLKSESEESFLVYPEADMLLSTETCKSYSSFSEWGKGWADPEIRRQRLQRRRGSRRKPRSRKPNLSTVRGRLSAKLTK is encoded by the exons ATGGATGGGAATGATGTGACTTCAGATCAAGTCATTGCCGGATTGCTAGATATGGGGTTTGATATCTTAGACATCACACAAGCAATAAAAGCAGTGGGTGCGTCACTGGATAATGCAATCGAGTTTATCTTGAATAGCTCTCATAGAAATGACAGGAATGAATCAACGAGTTCGATGTGTCCTACGGACAACAAAGTTACTAGGAAAAGAGCCACTTCCTCATTTAAGCCTCCTGCTAAACTGCGACAACAGAACATAACAGAACAACTGAAATTGTCATCTGCACCCAAGAGAATCAAGATGAAAGGTGTTTATGATGCTTCAGTCTCTAATACAAATTTCTTGACATGTGGAAAAGAACCAATCGTCCCTTCGACTGTCGAAACTGGTTTGGATCTCTGTCAAGAAATTGGCATGGTGCCATCTTATTGcaaaaaagatgaaaaaatgTTTGGATTAGATTGGGAAAGGAACGCAAATGATCTTCTTCAGAAGAattttggatattcatccttgaagGGCTTTCAGAAAGAGGTTCTGGCAGCCTGGATGGCTAACCAAGACTGTCTAGTTCTCGCAGCAACAGGATCTG GAAAATCATTATGTTTTCAGATTCCAGCTTTAGTATCTGGAAAGGTGGTGGTGGTTATTTCACCATTAATTAGCTTGATGCATGACCAGTGCTTGAAACTAGGAAAGCTTGGGATTTCAGCTTGTTTCCTAGGATCTGGTCAACTCGACAAGAGTGTTGAAAACAAAGCAATGAATGGTGCATATAGCATCATATATGTCTGCCCAGAGACTATTTTAAG ATTAATGAAACCGCTTCAAAGCTTAGCTGAAACCCGTGGGATTGCATTGTTTGCAATTGATGAAGTTCATTGTGTTTCGAAATGGGGACATGATTTTCGACCTGACTACAG GCGACTGTCCATATTAAGACGGAGCTTCAGCGCTGAGCACTTGAAATGCCTAAAGTTTGACATTCCCTTGATGGCTTTGACTGCCACTGCAACTATTCGTGTTCGTGAAGACATATTAAAGTCATTATGCATGTCAAAGGAGACACACATTATCACAACATCATTTTTCCGACCAAATCTTCGTTTTTCG GTAAAGCATAGTAGAACATCTGTGTCTTCGTATGAGAAGGATTTCAGTGAGTTGATAAAATTGTACACGAAAGACAAGACAGCACTCAAAAAGTTGGTACTGAAAAATCTTGATGGTGGCTCTAAAAACTCAAGTTGTACTCTGAATGGTGGAACATCTGGATTAGATGAAATGAGAAGAAACATGAATGATAGTGATGATTCAGATGATGATGGTTTTCAGGACTCTCCAGAGGAGAAATTGTCTGTTCAATACCTGGAAGATGATTATGATAGAGTGCAAGGAGCTGATGACTTGGATG TTTTTTGTGGCGAATCTTGTGGACGTTCATCTCTAGAATTCAGAAGTTGTGGGACTTCTGACTCCAACAATATGGCGAGTAAAGCAGGGAAAAGACCAGCACTAAATCAAAGACATCTGGAAGAAGGACCAACAATAGTATATGTACCTACTAGAAAACAAACTTTGAGCTTGACTAAGTTCCTTATAAGTGTTGGTGTAAAGGCAGCTGCTTATAATGCCAAG TTGCCAAAGTCACATCTCAGGCAGGTGCATGGACAATTTCATGCAGATGAGTTACAG GTGGTCGTTGCTACTATTGCTTTTGGAATGGGGATTGACAAGTCGAATGTCAGACGGATCATTCATTATGGTTGGCCACAG AGCTTAGAAGCATATTACCAAGAAGCTGGTCGAGCAGGTCGGGATGGAGAATTAGCAGACTGTG TGCTATATGCTAATCTGTCAAGAATACCTACTCTTTTGCCAAGTCAAAGAAGTGAAGAGCAGACAAAACAAGCATATCAGATGTTATCTGATTGCTTCAG GTATGGAATGAAAACTTTTTGCTGTAGAGCCAAAATGCTTGTAGAATACTTTGGTGAGGAGTTCTCAACTGGCAGATGTAACTT ATGTGATGTCTGTACCAATGGGCCACCAGAAATTCAGGATCTGAAAGTGGAGGCAACACTGCTCTTGCAGCTTATTGCCACGTATTAT GCAAATAAAACTAGTCAAGGTGAATTCTCCAATGATGTTGAGGCCTTGAAGTTGATAGAGAACCCAAATATTAGAGCATTTGTCCGTATGATAAGGGAAGAG AATCACAAATATGCTGCAAGTGACTTCACATGGTGGTGTGGTCTTGCACGTATATTAGAAGAAAGAGGGTTCATAATCGAGGGAGATGGGATG AAGCATGTCCAGATAAAGTTTCCAGAACCAACAGAGTCGGGACTGCAGTTTTTGAAGTCTGAGTCGGAAGAATCATTTCTTGTTTACCCAGAGGCAGACATGCTGCTGTCGACAGAAACCTGCAAATCATACTCCAGTTTCTCAGAGTGGGGGAAAGGATGGGCTGATCCAGAGATTCGTCGTCAGCGCTTGCAAAGGAGAAGGGGGTCAAGGAGGAAACCAAGATCCCGTAAGCCTAACCTGAGCACTGTTCGGGGGAGGCTATCTGCTAAACTCACAAAATAG